The DNA segment ATGATAATCCTCGATATTTATTAAAACAAAAAAATAGATTTTTATTATTTAAAAGGGATATTTATTTTTCTGTTCCGGAAGTTTTTGGAAAAAATAAAAACAGTGCGGAATTTTTCCGTGAAACCTGGAGTAAAACTTTTTGTCCATCTGATCTTATTTTTACCAGAACGCCGGCTGGAAGAAAAGTATTATTAAAACTCAGATTTCAATCTTTAATAGATAAGGATGCGAGGATAGAGCATATGTATAAATGGACAAAGTAAAAATTGCTATTTAATTTAAAATAATAAATCCCCCGAAAAATTCAAGGGATTAATCACACTTATGCATTAGAACCGTCACACAAACAATAAGTTATTTAACAGTTGGTTATGGTTATTAGTTTAGATAATAAATATCTTATTGTTTAATGATTTTGTAAGCTTCTGAAGCAGATTTTACCATATAAACTCCTCTTGGTAGTTCTGTGATATCTGCCTGGTTTGTGCCTTTTTTCGCTTCGATTGTTTTTACCAGTTGTCCGGCTTCGCTGTAAATATCAAACTTTGTATTCTCAGCAGCTTTAATTGTTAGGGGACCGCTTGTTGGATTTGGATAGATGTTTGTTTCTTTTTTAGAAGATTTTACTTCATTGGCAGCCAACACAATTCCGCTGTCTTTCACCCATGTGAAAGCATCAAATTTAAGATACTGGAAGTTTCCTCCGGCAGTAATTTGCAGTTGGTCAATTACAATATTGCTGTAATTTTGGCCGTTAAGGTTGGTCATGTCAATTAATGTGTAACCATTGGTAACAGCCGTTGTTCCGTTAAAACCAGTGGTTTTAGTCTGTGTAAATTTCGTTACTCCAGACAATTTTCCTGTAACGGTAATTGTACCGGCTACACCCAATGTGCCGTTTGCAGCTGCTGCAGAAACCCAGAATCTGTTTACCTTAAAAAGGTTTGAAGTTGTTTTGATACTGAATGCTGTTCCCGCCGACTGGTTTCCCGTTCCTGAATTATCAATAAACCTGTTGTCGATAGAAGTTCCGTTCCATCCTGCAGTAGGATTAGCGCCAGATACCTTATAGCTGTTTACAACAGACAGGATATTGAAGATTACTCCGTTATCCGTGAAGCTTGAGCTCCCATTGGATTCTGTTTCAAATTGTTCTGTACTGGTTTGCCCAAATGTAAGCATTGAAACAAACAGACCGCAAAGGGTAGAAAGTAAAGTACTTTTCATAATTTTAAATTTAAGGTTGATATGTATTTTTTAGTTGGTAAATGATTATATTGATATATAATTGGAAAATAAGAGCATTATCAAAAAGCAAATTTGGGCGCTGGGCTTCCTAATGATACTAATACGGATAGGAATTGGTATGACTTGATTGATGAATGCACAATATTTCACATTATCGGGAAGTTGAAGTCGTGTGATTTCGAAATTCCCAGGAATTTTCGTTTATGATTATTAATTTTTTTAATTAATTTCCTACTCTGTTCAGGCTTTTCGGTTTCCGCCTTTAATTAAATATTATACTTTATTTAGAGTTCAAATTAACAACAATCGCATCTTTTCCTATAGAGTAAAAAATACCAAATTGTACATTACGTATTTCTACGGATAATAGAGAAGTGTTAAATTTTCGGCAAAAATAAATAATTTATTGATTGCTTTTCATAATATGGTACCTGTATTATCTCATCTTTATTTTGTCAATAAATATTATATGATTGATAATTAGCTATAATCAATTCGTTTATAAAATGTCCTTAGAGTTTTATAAAAATTTATTTTCCCAAAACACTTTGTATTAGTATTTTTGCTTTTATCCAATTAAATTTAAAAATGAGCGAATTTGTAGTATCTGAACTTAAAAACCATATTGCTGAAATTACTTTCGGGACCCCGAAAAGCAACTCCCTTCCGGGGGCAATTCTTGAAAAACTGGCACAAACCATTCTTGAGGAAGGAACAAAAGAGGAAGTAAAAGCCATCCTTATTAAAAGTGAAGGCAGCAAAGCATTCTGTGCAGGAGCAAGTTTTGATGAATTGCTGGAAATTGAAGAACTGGAAAAATCCACCAGGTTTTTCGGAGGTTTTGCAAAAGTTCTGAATGCAATGCGAAACTGCGGAAAAATCGTAGTGGTAAGAGTACAGGGTAAAACTACAGGAGGAGGAGTGGGTATTGCCTGCGGAGCCGATTATTGTTTTGCTGTAAAGGATGCTGCCTTAGCTCTAACGGAAATCAATTTAGGAATCGGACCTTTCGTAATCGGACCTTATGTAGAAAGAAAAATAGGAAAGTCGCAATTTTCGGCAATGGCTATTGATGCAGATTTCAGATCGGCAGAATGGGCACTACAGCATAATATTTATCATTCCGTTTCAGAAACCATTGAAGAAATGGATGCTAAACTGGAGAGCTTCCTCCAGACTCTTGCTTCAAGAAGCAGTGATGCATTAGCTTTGATTAAAAAAGTTTCGTGGGAAGGAACCGATCATTTTAATGAGCTGATGCCGGCAAGAATTCACATGAGTGCTAGTTTGATCCTTGAAGATTCTGCAAAGAAAAATATTGAATCTATTAAGGAAAGCCTGAGAGCGAAATAGCTGTCCTTCTATACAACAATATATGCCGCCGGATTCCCCAGCGGTTTTTTTACGCCTTAATCTGTCTGCAAATAATTTCAAAAAATATTTTGCAGATTGAAAATAAATAATAACTTTGTAATTCAAAGTTCTTTTTATGGAATCAAAAAACTATCACGAAGACTTATCACACATTCGCACCATGATGGAGCGTTCTTCCCGCTTTATTTCTTTGAGCGGTTTGTCCGGAGTTGTCGCAGGATTGGCTGCAATTGCAGGAGCGGTATATGTTTATTTTGTATTTCAGAGAGAAGGGATTGATTATTTTGATGGCGAACGGAATGTTTTTTCACCCTCTCTTGTTAAAGAACTGGTAACAATCGGAATTGCGATTCTGGTAGTTGCTATTCTCAGCGGATATATTTTTACGGCCAACAAAAGTAAAAGAAAAGGCTTGAAAATATGGGATGCTACTACAAGAAGACTTTTGGTTACCTTTGCAATTCCTTTAGTAACGGGAGGCTTCTTTTGTCTGGCGCTGCTTTATCATCATCTTTTTGTATTGATTGCTCCGGCAACATTGCTTTTCTACGGACTGGCTCTGGTAAGTGCAGAACGATATACGTTAACGGATATAAAATATTTAGGATATTGCCAGATTATTTTAGGATTGATTTCTTTGTTCTTTTTAGGATGGGGACTGCTGTTCTGGACCGTTGGTTTTGGGGCTTTGCATATTGTGTACGGATTGATTATGCATAAAAAGTATAGATGATGCAATTGATTTTATGCTTTAGCTTTCACAAAATAAATAGCGCGCCAGATGAGCTGTATCTTAAATAATTTAAAATGATAAAAATAAATCAACTCAATAAAGAATTTGAAAGCCGTGTAAGATTGGGCATTATGTCTGTTCTTATGGTTAACGACTGGGTTGATTTCTCCGAGATGAAAAGCCTGCTTGAAATTACGGATGGCAACCTGGCAAGCCACAGCAATGCGCTTGAAAAGTCAGGTTATATAGAAGTAAAAAAAGAATTCGTCGGAAAGAAACCGAAAACTTCCTATCGTGTTACCCAGAATGGAAGGGAAGCCTTTACCGAACACATTAATGCTTTGGAAAAATTACTGGGAAAATAAAATTTTTTTGAATTTAAACTTTGAAATACAAAGTACTTTTAATAATTTAAAATGAAAATTATGACTTTAGAAAAACAAAAAACAACAATCATTTTCGCTGTGCCTATCCTTTTAATGATCACAGCTTTTTTCGCAAATCTTTTTGTAGAAGGCTGGAACTGGTCGCCTTTCGATTTTACAATGGCTGCAGTTTTACTGTTCGGGACCGCTTTCTTTATTAATCTGGTTATCCGGTCAAAAAAGCCCTTGCTTACGAAACTGATAATCTGCTTCATTATTTTATTGCTGCTGGCTTTAGTTTGGATCGAGCTGGCTGTTGGGATTTTCGGAACTCCGTTCGCGGGAAGTTAATTGATCAATGATGAAGCGAATAATATCACTTGCAGTTTTGGGAATCTTTGTGATTATAATTTTAAATATAAATTTTCCTTTAAAAGAAAAAGAACTTTACGGAAGGTATGCCAATTATAATTACCAAAATCCGATTTGCTGTGTTGAAGCTCCTCATGAACCTGATACTTTAATTTTATTTCGTGATGGACATTTTGAAAGTGAATTTTATGGGAAAGGACGGTTTGAGGTAAGTAATGGAATTGTTTCCAGAATTATATTGCATTATATAAGTGATGGAGAACCAGCATTAGGTAATACTTATTTTTCGAATAAACTTTTTGAAAAAACAAAGATTATTTTGAACGCAGATATGAATCATTATTATCTAAAAGTAGATTAAATTGAAAAATATGAGTGAAAAAACAATCATAACCGTCGGAAAAACTCTGTTTTGGACTTCACTTTTATCAGGAAACATTTGCCTATTCGGTTATATTTTTACCAGAAATAAATTCTTTGTAAATGGTGGATTCTTAGTGCTTCAATGGGGATTCTTAATTAATCTTGGAGCGATATTTATTCTCATTACCTACGGCATTTTTCATAACAGTAAACTTGATTCCTGTCTTAAATCTTCTGCAATCATGTTAATGAATGTGCCGATCGCTATCATCTATATTTTTATAGGAATTCAACTGGTTTCCACAAATTTTTTAAACCCATAACTATGAAAAAAATACGCGTACAATTTCTTCTGTTCGTCTACAATAAAACCCAGAAACTCTACAGGAAATATTTTAAGAAAAAGAAAAGGCAGTGGCAGTTTACCGAAAAGCAGCTGCTGGAATTTCAGGAAGATTCTCTGGGCCGAAAGTTGGGCGAGTTTTATCAAAACCACGGTTTTTCTATGATCCCGAAAATGGAAAACCACGACGTTCATCACCTGATTACTGGCTGCGGAACCAATTTCGAGGATGAAATCGCCATGCAGTTCCTGTTGTTGGGAAACGGAAAGCTGAATGCCCATCTTTTGGCGGCTATTGTTTTGGGAAGCATCATCTTACCGGAATATTATAAAATTTACATCAAAGCGTATAAAAAAGGACAAAACATGCGCCCTTTTCACCAGTGGGATTTCGAGGCACTGCTCTGGCAGAATTTTGAGCACCTGAAAGATTTTATCCAACAGAAA comes from the Chryseobacterium nepalense genome and includes:
- a CDS encoding T9SS type A sorting domain-containing protein yields the protein MKSTLLSTLCGLFVSMLTFGQTSTEQFETESNGSSSFTDNGVIFNILSVVNSYKVSGANPTAGWNGTSIDNRFIDNSGTGNQSAGTAFSIKTTSNLFKVNRFWVSAAAANGTLGVAGTITVTGKLSGVTKFTQTKTTGFNGTTAVTNGYTLIDMTNLNGQNYSNIVIDQLQITAGGNFQYLKFDAFTWVKDSGIVLAANEVKSSKKETNIYPNPTSGPLTIKAAENTKFDIYSEAGQLVKTIEAKKGTNQADITELPRGVYMVKSASEAYKIIKQ
- a CDS encoding enoyl-CoA hydratase/isomerase family protein — protein: MSEFVVSELKNHIAEITFGTPKSNSLPGAILEKLAQTILEEGTKEEVKAILIKSEGSKAFCAGASFDELLEIEELEKSTRFFGGFAKVLNAMRNCGKIVVVRVQGKTTGGGVGIACGADYCFAVKDAALALTEINLGIGPFVIGPYVERKIGKSQFSAMAIDADFRSAEWALQHNIYHSVSETIEEMDAKLESFLQTLASRSSDALALIKKVSWEGTDHFNELMPARIHMSASLILEDSAKKNIESIKESLRAK
- a CDS encoding winged helix-turn-helix domain-containing protein, whose protein sequence is MIKINQLNKEFESRVRLGIMSVLMVNDWVDFSEMKSLLEITDGNLASHSNALEKSGYIEVKKEFVGKKPKTSYRVTQNGREAFTEHINALEKLLGK
- a CDS encoding ubiquinone biosynthesis protein COQ4, which produces MKKIRVQFLLFVYNKTQKLYRKYFKKKKRQWQFTEKQLLEFQEDSLGRKLGEFYQNHGFSMIPKMENHDVHHLITGCGTNFEDEIAMQFLLLGNGKLNAHLLAAIVLGSIILPEYYKIYIKAYKKGQNMRPFHQWDFEALLWQNFEHLKDFIQQKNTTVLH